In Nerophis ophidion isolate RoL-2023_Sa linkage group LG02, RoL_Noph_v1.0, whole genome shotgun sequence, one DNA window encodes the following:
- the pnoca gene encoding LOW QUALITY PROTEIN: prepronociceptin (The sequence of the model RefSeq protein was modified relative to this genomic sequence to represent the inferred CDS: deleted 1 base in 1 codon): MKTVVALLLLWVCDAANADCQDDCLSCGSILPKQLTFNTMECLFECEAGASPGSSWDVCQGSLSPQSLPKRSEEEVEAFFPAQDEDEENEEEGDALPFALRRFRHVTRALGLDESAVSGVTDDALSPEDEYDASAPSVSKRFGGFVKGRHGYKKLMAPARSYQKRYGGFIGIRKSARKWNNQKRVSEFLKQYLGMSARSTEFNSVSDELSQHNQV, encoded by the exons ATGAAGACGGTGGTGGCGCTGCTGCTGCTTTGGGTGTGTGACGCCGCAAATGCCGACTGCCAGGATGACTGCCTGTCCTGCGGGTCA ATCCTGCCCAAACAGCTCACCTTCAACACCATG GAGTGTCTCTTTGAGTGTGAAGCCGGCGCCTCCCCAGGGTCATCCTGGGACGTGTGCCAAGGTTCCTTGTCGCCTCAATCGTTGCCCAAAAGATCCGAGGAGGAGGTGGAGGCCTTCTTTCCTGCACAGGACGAGGATGAAGAGAACGAAGAGGAGGGCGACGCTCTGCCGTTTGCCCTGCGGAGGTTCCGTCACGTGACCCGGGCGCTCGGCCTGGACGAGAGCGCCGTGAGCGGTGTCACCGACGACGCTCTCTCCCCGGAGGACGAGTACGACGCCAGCGCCCCGAGCGTCTCCAAGAGGTTCGGCGGCTTCGTGAAGGGCAGGCACGGCTACAAGAAGCTGATGGCGCCGGCCCGGTCGTACCAGAAGAGGTACGGCGGCTTCATCGGCATCCGCAAGTCGGCGCGCAAGTGGAACAACCAAAAACGCGTCAGCGAGTTCCTCAAACAGTACCTGGGCATGAGCGCCCGCTCCACAGAGTTCAACAGCGTGTCGGACGAGCTCAGCCAACACAACCAAGTCTAG